The Pseudanabaena galeata CCNP1313 genome includes a region encoding these proteins:
- the hisH gene encoding imidazole glycerol phosphate synthase subunit HisH, with product MKVAVINYGMGNLGSVRRSLENLGADVIVAEHPIQLLDVNRIILPGVGSFGEGMKKLSTKGWIESLQKQVIEEGKPLLGICLGMQMLSSSSEENGLNEGLNFISGKVLRLDKLGCRLRIPHVGWNEVNHQESTPLFKNIPQSIDFYFVHSYALIADDTSNVIATSNYDISITSSVSKNHIFGTQFHPEKSSKAGQQILKNFIEFASC from the coding sequence ATGAAAGTTGCCGTCATTAACTATGGTATGGGAAACTTGGGTTCAGTTCGACGCTCTCTAGAAAATCTTGGTGCAGATGTTATTGTTGCTGAACACCCCATACAACTATTAGACGTTAACCGCATCATTCTTCCTGGTGTTGGATCTTTTGGCGAAGGAATGAAAAAATTATCTACCAAAGGCTGGATTGAGTCTTTGCAAAAGCAAGTTATAGAAGAAGGTAAGCCTCTTCTTGGAATTTGTCTTGGTATGCAAATGCTCTCTAGCTCGAGTGAAGAAAATGGGCTTAATGAAGGACTCAACTTTATTTCAGGTAAAGTTCTCCGTCTTGATAAATTGGGTTGTAGGCTTCGTATACCCCATGTTGGTTGGAATGAAGTAAATCATCAGGAAAGTACACCTCTATTTAAAAATATACCTCAATCAATAGACTTCTATTTTGTTCATAGTTATGCTTTGATAGCAGATGATACATCTAATGTAATTGCTACTTCAAATTATGATATCTCTATTACATCTTCGGTTAGCAAAAATCATATATTCGGAACGCAATTTCATCCAGAAAAAAGTTCAAAAGCTGGACAGCAAATCTTGAAAAATTTTATTGAGTTTGCATCATGCTGA
- the hisF gene encoding imidazole glycerol phosphate synthase subunit HisF — MLKVRVIPTLLWKDFGLVKGVSFDSWRRIGPLLPAIKVYNSREVDELILVDIMASREGNIPDYESLDDFADECFIPLTVGGGITNLSQIISLLNSGADKISLNSALFDNPCLVDKASYQFGVQCIVVSIDVRRLGDRFICFSHAGTQNTQRETVSWARELADRGAGEILLTSIDRDGTMQGYDLELIEKVVSAVNIPVIASGGAGNYQHMIDAVKQAGASSVAAASIFHFTEQTPSGAKVAMRDEGIPVRQNLS; from the coding sequence ATGCTGAAAGTCCGTGTGATTCCTACATTACTATGGAAAGACTTCGGTTTAGTCAAAGGGGTCAGTTTTGATAGTTGGCGCAGAATTGGACCGTTACTGCCAGCTATTAAGGTGTATAACTCTCGTGAAGTCGATGAATTAATATTGGTAGATATTATGGCTTCAAGAGAAGGAAATATCCCAGATTATGAATCCTTAGATGATTTTGCAGATGAATGCTTTATTCCATTGACAGTTGGTGGTGGAATTACCAATCTATCTCAAATTATCTCATTACTTAATTCTGGGGCTGATAAAATATCCCTAAATTCAGCGCTTTTTGATAATCCCTGCTTAGTTGATAAAGCATCATATCAGTTTGGGGTACAGTGTATTGTTGTGAGTATAGATGTACGTCGATTAGGTGATCGCTTTATTTGCTTTAGTCATGCAGGGACGCAAAATACTCAACGTGAAACTGTTTCTTGGGCTAGAGAATTAGCCGATCGCGGAGCGGGCGAAATACTTTTAACCTCAATTGATCGCGACGGAACAATGCAGGGATATGACTTAGAATTAATAGAGAAAGTAGTATCTGCGGTTAATATTCCAGTTATCGCTTCAGGTGGTGCTGGTAATTATCAACATATGATCGATGCTGTCAAACAGGCAGGAGCTTCATCTGTAGCCGCAGCTAGCATTTTTCACTTTACTGAGCAAACACCATCTGGCGCAAAAGTAGCCATGAGAGATGAGGGAATTCCCGTGCGTCAGAATTTAAGCTAA
- the pseG gene encoding UDP-2,4-diacetamido-2,4,6-trideoxy-beta-L-altropyranose hydrolase — MQSTNLIIRADASATIGTGHIMRCIALAQAWQDQGGKVVFLLAHKPSVLENKLRSQGIEVSYLSVEAGSDEDAYQTVDFIRQFAAQWVVVDGYHFGTEYQKIIKDSGTRLLFIDDFGHADHYYADLVLNQNISANQELYINREPYTKLLLGTEYTLLRREFWQWRDWQREVNPIASKILITLGGSDPDNVTLKVIQALNLLNKDKLETIVVIGGSNPHYECLQREVTDASLAISLQRNVSNMPELMAWADLAIAAGGSTNWELAFMGLPSLVITIADNQQAIAVELDRQGVIINLGWHQDVTIEQISLVLRELIGDRHKREDMSKKGRKLVDGNGASRVASQKC; from the coding sequence ATGCAAAGTACAAATCTAATTATTCGTGCCGATGCCTCCGCGACTATAGGGACAGGGCATATTATGCGGTGCATAGCGTTAGCGCAAGCGTGGCAAGATCAAGGAGGCAAAGTTGTATTTTTATTAGCCCATAAACCTTCTGTCCTAGAAAATAAATTACGATCGCAGGGAATAGAGGTTAGTTATTTATCAGTTGAGGCTGGCAGCGATGAGGATGCTTATCAGACAGTAGACTTTATTCGACAATTTGCAGCGCAATGGGTGGTTGTGGATGGCTACCATTTTGGAACAGAATATCAAAAAATTATCAAGGATTCTGGGACTAGGTTGCTATTTATTGATGATTTCGGTCATGCAGATCATTACTATGCCGATCTAGTCTTAAATCAAAATATTTCGGCAAATCAAGAGCTATATATCAATCGAGAACCATATACAAAATTGTTATTGGGTACAGAATATACTTTGCTCAGGCGCGAGTTTTGGCAATGGCGAGATTGGCAAAGAGAAGTAAACCCGATCGCTTCTAAAATATTAATAACTTTAGGAGGCAGTGATCCAGACAATGTAACGCTTAAAGTAATTCAAGCTTTGAATCTCTTAAATAAAGATAAATTAGAAACCATTGTGGTAATTGGCGGCAGCAATCCCCATTATGAATGTTTACAGAGAGAAGTCACCGATGCAAGCCTAGCAATCTCTTTACAACGTAATGTTAGTAATATGCCTGAGTTGATGGCTTGGGCTGATCTGGCGATCGCCGCAGGTGGCTCGACAAATTGGGAACTCGCTTTTATGGGCTTGCCCAGTCTGGTAATCACTATTGCTGATAATCAACAAGCGATCGCCGTAGAGCTAGATCGACAAGGCGTGATCATTAATCTGGGTTGGCATCAGGATGTGACCATTGAGCAGATTAGTTTGGTATTGCGGGAATTGATCGGCGATCGCCATAAGCGCGAAGACATGAGCAAAAAAGGACGCAAGTTAGTTGATGGAAACGGCGCGAGTCGCGTTGCGTCGCAAAAATGTTAA
- a CDS encoding Uma2 family endonuclease has product MTTTIEKSKINDTNCTIQGVSWVQFESIEASFSDIEGVRFVYLDGILEIMTLSSEHEDVKSTIGLLLEAYMRHLGIRFYKRGSATLGNKELGGRKEPDESYNFDIKKNIPDLVVEVILTSGNINVLDLYLRLGISEVWYWEDGLLNVYCLVKEKQIYENLNSSQFFPDLSLNTFAKYIIYYDQYEAITDFIKELQ; this is encoded by the coding sequence ATGACTACAACTATAGAAAAAAGCAAAATAAACGACACAAACTGCACTATTCAAGGCGTTAGCTGGGTGCAATTTGAAAGTATAGAAGCATCCTTTTCTGATATTGAAGGTGTAAGGTTTGTTTATTTAGATGGCATATTAGAAATCATGACCTTGAGTTCGGAACATGAGGATGTTAAAAGTACAATTGGATTGCTACTAGAAGCTTATATGCGCCATTTGGGGATTCGCTTTTATAAACGCGGGAGTGCCACTTTAGGTAATAAGGAATTAGGGGGGCGTAAAGAACCTGATGAGTCTTACAATTTTGATATTAAAAAAAATATTCCTGATTTGGTCGTAGAAGTCATTTTAACTAGTGGAAATATTAATGTATTAGATTTATATTTGCGTCTTGGAATTTCCGAGGTTTGGTATTGGGAAGATGGATTATTGAATGTCTATTGTTTAGTCAAGGAAAAACAAATCTATGAAAATTTAAACTCAAGTCAATTTTTTCCTGATTTAAGTCTAAATACTTTCGCAAAGTATATTATTTACTATGATCAGTATGAGGCGATCACTGATTTTATTAAGGAACTTCAGTAA
- a CDS encoding GNAT family N-acetyltransferase, with product MNLTDKQLKLRDAKYEDCELLWKWANDPISRAASFSSDYILWEDHLKWFNEKLNSVDCYYFIAVNKLKQPVGQIRFDIDKELQALVSISVDHKYRGQGYGKLILQMAISKLFQHISVIKIRALIKSGNVSSIKLFESGGFKKVNCIPTHSALEYIYENN from the coding sequence ATGAATTTAACTGACAAACAATTAAAGTTAAGAGACGCTAAGTATGAGGATTGCGAACTCTTATGGAAATGGGCTAACGATCCGATATCAAGAGCAGCATCTTTTAGTTCTGATTATATTTTATGGGAAGACCATCTTAAATGGTTTAATGAGAAACTGAATTCTGTTGACTGTTATTATTTTATAGCTGTTAATAAACTAAAACAGCCAGTAGGTCAAATTAGATTTGATATTGATAAGGAACTGCAGGCTTTGGTAAGCATTAGTGTTGATCATAAATACCGTGGTCAAGGTTATGGGAAATTAATTCTGCAAATGGCGATCAGTAAGCTTTTTCAGCATATCTCAGTCATTAAAATTCGAGCGTTAATAAAATCAGGTAATGTTTCATCAATAAAGCTTTTTGAGAGTGGGGGATTTAAAAAGGTAAATTGTATCCCAACTCATTCAGCACTAGAGTACATATATGAAAACAATTGA
- the pseI gene encoding pseudaminic acid synthase — MKTIEIQGQKIGVDYVPFVIAEMSGNHNQSLERALEIVEAAARSGAQGLKIQTYTADTMTLDLSEGEFFINDSQSLWQGTSLYKLYQQAYTPWEWHEPIFKRCKELGIVGFSTPFDATAVDFLESLDMPCYKIASFENTDLPLIRKVASTGKPLIISTGMATIAELDETVRTAREAGCEDLILLKCTSTYPATPENTNILTIPHLRDLFDVQVGLSDHTMGIGVAVASVALGATVIEKHFTLARADGGVDSAFSMESEEMRQLVIESKRAWQALGKISYGATEAEKKSLVFRRSLYISQDMKVGDVFTKENLRSVRPGLGLPTKYYNILLGKKIVRNAKAGQPMTWDLI; from the coding sequence ATGAAAACAATTGAAATTCAGGGTCAAAAAATTGGGGTGGATTACGTACCCTTTGTAATTGCGGAGATGTCGGGCAATCATAATCAATCCTTAGAAAGAGCATTAGAAATTGTGGAGGCAGCGGCACGATCAGGAGCGCAAGGCTTAAAAATTCAGACCTACACCGCTGACACGATGACCCTTGATCTTAGCGAAGGAGAATTTTTCATTAATGATTCTCAAAGCCTTTGGCAAGGTACTTCTCTTTATAAACTATATCAACAGGCTTATACACCTTGGGAATGGCATGAACCGATCTTTAAACGTTGTAAAGAACTCGGTATTGTCGGCTTTAGTACCCCCTTTGATGCTACTGCAGTTGACTTCCTCGAATCCCTAGATATGCCTTGCTATAAAATCGCTTCCTTTGAGAATACAGATTTACCGTTAATCCGAAAGGTTGCAAGTACTGGTAAGCCGTTAATTATATCGACGGGGATGGCAACGATCGCCGAATTAGATGAAACAGTCAGAACTGCACGGGAAGCAGGTTGTGAGGATCTAATTTTGCTCAAGTGTACTAGCACTTACCCAGCAACACCAGAAAATACCAATATTTTGACAATTCCCCACTTGCGAGACTTGTTTGATGTGCAGGTGGGACTGTCAGATCACACAATGGGAATTGGGGTGGCTGTGGCGAGTGTTGCATTAGGCGCAACGGTAATCGAGAAGCACTTCACCCTAGCCCGTGCTGATGGTGGCGTAGATTCTGCTTTTTCTATGGAGTCAGAAGAAATGCGGCAGTTGGTAATTGAATCGAAACGAGCTTGGCAAGCTCTAGGGAAGATTAGTTACGGCGCAACGGAAGCGGAAAAAAAATCACTAGTATTTAGGCGATCGCTTTACATTTCACAAGACATGAAAGTTGGTGATGTCTTCACGAAAGAGAACTTAAGATCAGTTCGTCCAGGGTTAGGTTTGCCAACTAAATACTATAATATTTTGCTTGGTAAGAAGATTGTAAGGAATGCAAAAGCAGGTCAGCCAATGACTTGGGATTTAATATGA
- a CDS encoding ABC transporter ATP-binding protein has product MNKLLRKLLYIFNSQEKWQIATIFLLMLVGAGLETIGVGLIPPFVSLLGNPEIIEQQEILSWLYTQLGANSHQLFLLLMSLILLIVYLFKNTYLAILTYFQYRFLYQKQMSLSARLLKLYLNSPYTFHLQRNSAELVRNVTSEVPLIFSGVLIPMLILITEMMVMVCITVLLLIAEPLSSAIAAIFLCVSIFWLNKTIRNQMNGQGLIRQEQSSQMIKWVNQGLGGIKETKVLGREMFFIDTFAKSTQAYSKANLIVGLATQLPNLFIDTVLIASVLLIVIFSLIQGRQIQSILPMLSLFAIAAVRLMPSAKRIISTITTIRYSKDSVDVIHYDLVSLETTSTQTSLIKSTQAPSHLFQNSIELKDINYKYPNASKLSLLGISLSITKGQSIAFVGASGSGKTTLIDVLLGLLIPSQGEVLVDGKNILSNLESWQQKIGYIPQSIYLSDDTIRNNIAFGLVADEIKEEQVWDAIRAAQLEELVNSLPEQLNTLVGEHGIRLSGGQRQRIGIARALYHNPEIIIMDEATAALDNTTEREFMQALEAMSGHKTMIMIAHRLSTVKNCDRLYLVKEGKVVDSGTYEELIQENLEFRQINI; this is encoded by the coding sequence ATGAATAAATTGCTTCGTAAGTTACTTTACATATTTAATTCCCAAGAGAAGTGGCAGATTGCTACAATTTTTTTGCTTATGCTGGTGGGGGCAGGATTAGAAACAATAGGAGTTGGATTGATTCCTCCTTTTGTATCCTTATTAGGAAATCCTGAAATTATTGAACAGCAAGAAATACTAAGTTGGCTTTATACCCAACTAGGAGCAAATTCTCATCAGTTATTCTTATTATTAATGAGTCTCATTCTTTTAATTGTTTACCTATTTAAAAATACATACCTAGCTATTCTTACCTATTTTCAGTATCGATTTTTGTATCAAAAGCAGATGTCTCTTTCTGCTCGTCTTTTAAAACTATATTTAAATAGTCCTTATACATTTCACCTTCAACGTAATTCAGCAGAGTTGGTTCGTAATGTTACCTCTGAAGTCCCATTGATTTTTTCAGGGGTACTAATACCAATGCTGATTTTAATTACGGAAATGATGGTGATGGTCTGTATCACAGTTTTACTTCTGATCGCGGAACCATTATCATCAGCGATCGCTGCCATATTTCTATGTGTATCGATATTTTGGCTCAATAAAACCATCCGCAATCAAATGAATGGACAGGGATTAATTCGCCAAGAGCAAAGCAGTCAAATGATTAAATGGGTCAATCAAGGCTTAGGTGGAATTAAAGAAACTAAAGTATTGGGTAGAGAAATGTTCTTTATTGATACTTTTGCAAAAAGTACACAAGCTTATAGTAAAGCCAATCTAATTGTAGGATTAGCAACTCAATTACCTAACCTATTTATAGATACAGTTTTGATTGCATCTGTATTATTAATTGTCATTTTTAGCTTAATTCAAGGTAGACAAATTCAGTCGATTTTACCAATGCTGTCTTTATTTGCGATAGCGGCTGTACGTTTGATGCCTTCTGCTAAGCGTATTATTTCTACAATTACAACTATTCGTTATTCAAAAGACTCCGTTGATGTGATTCATTATGATCTTGTGTCTTTAGAGACCACATCAACTCAAACATCATTAATTAAATCTACTCAAGCCCCGTCACATCTATTCCAAAACTCAATTGAGCTAAAAGATATCAATTACAAGTATCCCAATGCTTCTAAACTTTCGTTACTAGGGATTTCTCTATCAATAACTAAGGGTCAATCGATCGCCTTTGTGGGAGCCTCAGGATCTGGTAAAACTACACTTATTGATGTTCTTTTAGGGTTACTAATCCCTAGCCAAGGTGAAGTACTTGTAGACGGTAAAAATATCCTATCTAATCTTGAAAGCTGGCAGCAAAAAATTGGGTATATTCCTCAAAGCATCTATCTTTCTGACGACACGATTCGCAATAATATCGCCTTTGGTCTGGTCGCTGACGAAATCAAAGAAGAGCAAGTATGGGATGCAATTAGAGCGGCTCAGTTAGAAGAGTTGGTAAATAGCTTGCCAGAACAGCTAAATACTCTGGTGGGTGAGCATGGAATTCGTCTATCAGGAGGTCAGCGTCAGCGCATTGGTATTGCACGGGCTTTGTATCATAATCCTGAAATAATTATCATGGACGAGGCAACTGCCGCACTAGACAATACCACCGAACGAGAGTTTATGCAGGCTTTAGAAGCCATGAGTGGACACAAAACTATGATTATGATTGCTCATCGCTTAAGTACTGTAAAGAACTGTGATCGGCTTTATTTGGTGAAAGAAGGAAAAGTTGTTGACTCAGGAACTTATGAAGAGCTAATTCAAGAAAATTTAGAGTTTAGACAGATAAATATATGA
- a CDS encoding 6-hydroxymethylpterin diphosphokinase MptE-like protein, whose product MNTRDKYNFVKSIKDVCRIITPKSFRRLANRYFYWKKFGLEEIKNLELKDKHIGKRAFIIGNGPSILKQDLTRLSNEVTFVLNSFFHHPQYEQINPTYLCNCDPVANNIDFRKNWYELQKDKTKNTIKLFSKSAQLVDRENKLFQEHSVYYLHTPVPFLKPLSSLKYCPTDLSKPLSNHGLVFIDIALLSAFYMGIKEIYLLGMDGGTINSLEDYLNYNFYGLDPLFSMEEHIDFYNQYFVNQNHQSSRVGLYEKSIDCITRTFSKDDVKIFNATLKGDESGFERIKFEDVLNS is encoded by the coding sequence ATGAATACCAGAGACAAATATAACTTTGTAAAATCCATAAAGGATGTTTGTAGGATTATTACTCCTAAATCATTTCGCAGACTGGCTAATCGTTACTTTTACTGGAAAAAGTTTGGTTTAGAAGAGATTAAGAACTTAGAACTCAAAGATAAACACATAGGCAAGAGGGCTTTCATTATTGGTAATGGCCCCTCTATTCTTAAGCAAGATTTGACGAGGCTTTCAAATGAAGTTACTTTTGTTCTAAATAGTTTTTTTCATCATCCTCAATATGAACAAATTAATCCTACTTATTTATGCAACTGTGATCCAGTAGCTAATAATATTGATTTTAGAAAAAATTGGTATGAGTTACAGAAAGACAAAACAAAAAATACTATTAAGTTGTTCTCAAAATCTGCACAACTAGTCGATCGTGAGAATAAACTTTTTCAGGAACATTCAGTATACTATCTTCACACTCCTGTCCCATTTCTAAAGCCACTATCTAGTTTAAAGTATTGTCCAACTGATCTAAGTAAGCCTTTATCTAATCACGGGCTTGTTTTTATAGATATTGCACTTTTGTCAGCTTTCTATATGGGTATTAAAGAAATTTATCTCTTGGGAATGGACGGAGGTACTATTAATTCTTTAGAAGACTACTTAAATTACAATTTTTATGGATTAGATCCACTCTTTTCTATGGAGGAACATATTGATTTTTATAATCAATATTTTGTCAATCAGAACCATCAATCTTCTAGAGTAGGACTTTATGAAAAGTCTATTGATTGTATAACTAGAACTTTTAGTAAAGATGATGTCAAAATATTTAATGCCACTTTAAAGGGAGACGAATCTGGATTTGAGCGAATCAAGTTTGAAGATGTTCTAAATTCATAA